Genomic DNA from Anthonomus grandis grandis chromosome 5, icAntGran1.3, whole genome shotgun sequence:
TGCGAAGAGCTTAGGGCTTGTTATTGATACTGATTTAAGGTTCATGTGAGGAGCTTAGttcaaaaaagttatgtaaaaattatagttcttTATGCtaacagatttattttaaacttaaagatTAGGAAAAAACTCTGTGAATCTCTAGTTTggccaattttttattattgtaatatagtGTATTACCCCTGTTTATATCTAGTTACAAAAATCGACTGCAAGTTATACAAAGAAACTGTTGTCGGTTCATATTTGGTCTGAGGAGATATGATCATGTTTCAGcagaatttaaacaattaaagtgGTTTAATATGTCGAGTGTGGTAAGACATCATAATGCTACTTTTCTAATAAGGTTGTTAATGTCAAATATTCCTATATATTTGAgagaaaagttaatttttcgaACATCAATTCATAACCGTGAGCTTCGTTATGGAAATCATCTTGGTATGCCGCAACATCATACAGCACTAGACTTTCAGAGATGTATCACCTATTATGCGGTATCTTTATATGTATAATGCCTTGGAACcctattttagaaatatcagTTCAAGAGTTCTTCGGTATgagtttaaaacttatttacttaatttgCAAAATACTTAGTAGAATTCTTCTATCATTGtgaattatgtaaaattttcagtttttcttttgtttagaATAGGAATGGTTAAGTGTAAGAGTAAACTTCGCCATTTGTATTCTTTAACCTTTATGTTTATACTTATGTAAACAGATTTATATATCCATTTAATGTATATGCATGattaataaaagacgatttattatcattattatattattattatattataaaatatttaaacctttcTAACAAAAAACTTGAAGCAGCGctgcaattatatttaaacatgtAAAGAAtcgacttattttattttgttaaaaaaataaaaaaggtctTATTAGGTTGCCAGAAAGATGTCAACCATCTCGGACTACAGTATTTTGGTTAAAATCCAATCCAGAGTTTCAAAAgcaaaagtgcaaaaaataaaaaaaaggaaatttaaaccgtataagGTAAATATTGTTCGAGAATTGCATTCTGACGATCGACTTAAACGATTGGAATTTTCTTATTGGTTTTTACCCAAATCTAATGAAGATCTGGATTTTGCACGAAAGTGTGATCTAACGAATCCCATATAAGCAGCAGCGATATATTTAAtaggcaaaatttaaaacattggcatcaagaaaaccaacatattaCTTTTAAATGGCAGCAATGAGGCCGATTTGGTTTTAGTGTTTCATGTTTTGTATTGGGcactaaaattatatatacaatttttgagggTAGCTTAACTGCCCAACGATACGTAAATATATTACAAAGTAATATGCCAGTGTTGCTGGAGGACATACCTTTGGCACAGCGATATCAgttatatttccagcaagatggagcaCCCGCTTATAATTCAAGGAtagttagagaatatttaaatgttcaTTTTGGTCTCATCATTCAATcaatctcatccaaaatgggacgcAGTGTACATTACGATTTCTAccgtaaatgaaaataattttaattttttcagtaagTAAGGGGACGTGGATCAGGACGAAATAGCAAAAGTATTTTCTCCTTTCGGTATTATTCGCTTTTGACAATATTGGTAAACCAAATAAGTTTTTGTGTGGAACAATAATGTAACATTGACgttgacaaaaaatacaaactctacAAACCACAACAcacctacaaacaaattacGGCTAGAGATTTGTATGATCGGCGAAGGTCGGATgactataacattttttttgaaagcaGAGGCcctttgaataatttaatagtaggcAATTTAAACACAAGATCCTTAAATGCAATTTTCGAAGAATTTTCTTACTATCTATCTCAACgtcctttcgatttttttactattaccGAGACGTGGTTAAATGGCAACACAGAAACAAATCGCTTTAATCTGCCTGGATATCGAGTCTTAAGATCGAATAGGCAGGGGCGCGGAGGAGGAATTGCtttgtatttgaaaaaataacattaatattgttaaaataaatcctAAAGTAGACTCATGTGAGAGCCTTGGAatagcatttaaaattaaaaaacaaacattcgCACTTGTTTCAATTTATCGCCCTCCATCAAAGAGCATACCAACGTTTTTAAATGATTTGGAAAACATGCTTCAATCCTTGGGTATAAATTATGACTATATAATTCTGGTAGGTGATTTTAATAtcgactttttaaaaataaatttgtatagtaACAGATATTTtggaaagttttaatttgacaCAAAATATTGTTGAACCTACCAGAATAGACTTAATTACCTGTATTAATGGTAGTCTTATTGACTTCATAATatctaataaacaattaatatccAAAAAATCACAATCGATTCCAATTTGAGAGACAATATCcgatcataatttaattttttctatttttgaataTGAGAACGTTAAAAATTAAGAACCACATATAATGTTTCGagattacaataatttaaactacAACAATTTTGTTACGGATGGATTAGCCATTCCATGGGaacgtatttattatttaagaaatatatagacgctaaaatcactttttttttaataaaaacataaccaTGCTCTAATGGCCGGGATAGACGCTCCGTCATACACATCAACTTGCTTGCGCAAACTTAAAATGCACGATTTATCGCGGTGTTAGTGCTGTTAAGTCGGTAGACTTATTGAATTTGTACAGACAATTGTTTGGCTTAAACGAAATCAAACCTGCTAGATTTTTCTTTCGAGAACAGACTTGTCTTAGCAGTAGTTGAAATGTGTCCTTGCGACTTATTAATTCCGTCTTCTTGTGCTAGAGAGTATCCTGGTGCAGGGCgcatataaataatataggttAAAATTAAGAAGTTTATATAGTTATTtagcttattaatttttgagtttaagtATGTCGGACCTGCGGCTTATGTCGAAAGACTTCCTCACATACttcattaatttatatagaGAAAATCCATGTCTTTGGAAAGTAAAATCCAAAGAATACTCGGACAAACACAAGAAAAATGCGGCATATGAGATActcattcaaaaattaaaagaggtaGATCCCGCAGCCAATAAAGATGGcgtaataaaaagaattaattcaTTGCGTACTTGTTTccggaaagagttaaaaaaaatagtataagcCAAATCTctggtattttaatttattgatgttTTTGACTAACCAGGAGACACCGCGACAGGATGGGATGGATACTATTTAAATGAAAGTCCAGTAGTAGATGtaagtataaatttatttcatttaaataaaaaagcaacAACTTTATAATGCTTTATTAGTGTGATTTTATTATACGTGATCTAATGAATCATATTATTTTGCCAGTTTACTTGACCCTCGCCATTAAAATATCCCACATAtaactctctaacttcattaGCTTATTAGCTTCTTGTGCAATATTTCGATTGTGCCCACGTTGTAGTCCGCTTAAAATACCAGGGTCAACTCGCAGCCCTGTATGAACTTCTGATTGTGTCCAATCTTCTTCGTCTAAGGACTTGGAGGGAGTATACGAATCAGaactttaccgttaatatttagattagcaatgtcattgatgaagaaacaaaatagggccaagtacggaaccttgaggcactccactttgtattggcttgcaagaagacatagtcaaattaattctcacagcttgacttcttttactgagatacgacttaaagcattcaaaaggcgctcctcttaacccgtaatattgcaacttttttaataagatgtcatgattaactcaatcaaaggctttagaaaaatcacagaaaattgttgctgtagggtgttggttgtttaagctagagtatacattattaaaaagagaaaacatagcatcatttgtgcatttgttatttaaaaatccaaattgatgggaagtaagtattttatattttagcaaaaatgattgaagtctttttttaaccaatctttcaataatttttgaaagtgtgggaagaagagcgatagggcgatagttggaagactaatctttgtctcctcctttatgtagtggaattattatagccaacttaaggcagttaggaaaaacacctttttgaaaagactgattaattagcgtaataagatgacataatgtacattcaggcagatttgaaaacattttgagagtaagtccATCAATTCCCATTAATCCCCCATTAAATCGGGCAGCCATTATATCAAAAACATTCTCGATGATTCTGCGTGCCCTATAGATAGACGAtagttgaaaatttttctttctcttGTCAAATCTCGCGAGCTAAATGGTTTCAGTAAATTTTTACGCAGTGAAAATGCTTCATCTCCGATAAAAACCCAAGGAAGGTGAGTGGAACATTTTTTTGCAGGGGAAGGAGTTGGTAATCGCAACTCTTCTTTAACaaggttttcttaaaatttagtgTTTTCAATTACACCTCTGTCCGAAACACGACCATTTGTGCCCATATGACAATAAATTATTTCGTATTTCGCATTAGTAATGGCCATTAAAACTAGGCTATTGTATCCCTTATAATCCCAGTAAAAAGAACCAGCATCTTGCGGTGGCGATATTCGAATGTGTTTACCGTCAATACTACCTAAACAATTGGGAAACTgccatttttcttcaaattccCTACCAATTCTTCTCCATTCCTCTTCGCTACTTGGAAACTGGAAGAAACaagaatgataaattaaaatacctatgttttgtaaataatttttttaacataagtaTTTGATGTAAATCTTTAAAGTATGAAATAAGTTAATAatctgaattatttttttttaggacgACAGCCAATCTACCGAACATGAAAACAATTTAAACGACCATTCTTCATCCGACACAGCGCTACGTCCTCCATCGGACACTCCATCCACATCAACATCAAATTCCAGAATTAGTGTCAAAAGAAAACCTCAAAAGAATTTGGATCGCAGcgataaagttttaaatattgtagcaAGTAAACTTCAAAATCAAGGAAAATATGCAGCTTTCGGCCAACATGTAGGCCAAGAAGTTCAAGAACTGCCTTCTGAGATGGCCATATATTGCAAAAAGGTGATTAATGAAGCAATATTCCATGCACAAATGGGAAAATGAAACCAGACATCAAAAATCGTAACCCAGATCGAAACAGATAGATCAGCAGCAACTCCTGATATACACACTTTTCAGTATAATCAGGAGGTTAGTCGGCCAAGTAACactgaagttttaagattgatACCAGAAGGACCCGTGAGATCCTTACAACGCTTTGGGGGATTAAATCCAATATTTCATGGAATAGACACTTTTCAGTATGATCATGAAAGGGTTAGATCGCGCATTGGAACTTATGAAACTGCAACATCGCTAGGGGAAGCAACCAATGACCTCCCACAATCGGTTTAATAcgttatactatttttaataaaatactttaccTTCAAGTACTTGACGAGATATTGCACATAAAAATTTCAAGTCAGCATAGCTTCTTCCTGTTGCTAAAAAGCGTAGAGTTGCGCTGAGCCTCTCATGTGGTGATATTGCTTTTCTCATAACAGTATCCATCCTTTTGATTTGAGGCGTTACTATCTGGAGTAATTCCATATAAGTTTCTTCGTCCATACGTAAATAATTGAACCAATCCTCAGGTTCTAATCGAAGCTCATTTAGTAAATGTAGGTGTGATAATTCCTGTCGCTTAAGTAACCACTCTTTTGACCACTTGGAACgttttctcttatttacttttttcttttttgctatAATAGCAGTAGCAGCCGCACACAATAAAAGATCGTCAGTCATCTTGATTTTGGACGTTTAAATTGATCAACAAAACGAACAAGACTGAATAGTTAGTGGATGAAGAATTCAGTCTTGCCGTACAACTTAATTTTGCGCAAGTAAGTTGATGTGTATGACGGGGCGTCTATCCCGGCCTTTACACAAGcatattcctaataataaaactaaaataaagaaaaataagccATTTTGCACATGGATCACCgacaatattaaacttttaataaaattaagagacCGTGCgcataaaaaatttcaaaaatcaaaatcaaaccaAGATCTGCAATATTATCgacaattaagaaattatacaaaacacgcaataattcattttttaatcaaataattaacaaaaaatgcaaagaatTTTGGACCGTTGCTGAAAAACTTAAGTTaacgagaaaaaaaacatatgctGACCTCACAATTGATTTATGAAATCCCGATGACATTCAAAACTACTTCCAAAATTTTAGCGATTTACCAGATACAACCAACCAAGGCATCatcgaatattataaaaattataattttaacaacGAACAGTTAGTGTTTCAATTAATAGATAAAGATAACTTATTGAAGattatttcaactattaaaacCAGCGCAAAAGGAATAGACCGGTTGTCgattaaagatataaaattatgtctGTCGTTTTGCTTAAATCCATTGGTCAATATTATTAACGAATGCATTTTACGACAAAAATATCCATCAATGTGGAAAAAGGCAATCATAAAACCTATAGCTAAGATAGTAGAGCCAAAAGAAATTTCAGATTTAAGACCAATAAGTATATTGCTAGCTATACCAGCTATATCTAAGGTCATTGAGAAACAtatttataaccaaatatttagttttgccGAATCTTTCAGTATAATTCCGGTTTGCCAATCTGGATTTAGGAAAAATGTTAGCACTTAGAGGGctttagtaaatatattaaatgacaTAAGAATTAACGAGGAACAAAATCGTCCTACTTGTATGCCATTATTGGACTCCAGTAAACCTTTCGATACTATAAATCACGAattattattagcaaaattacaattttttggtaTGTCACTTGAgggtatcaattttttaaagaattatctaCATAATCGACAGATGTGTAGTCGTTAATCAGGTCTCTGAAAACAAAGTCTCCACATTTATGCCATGTAATCGAGGGGTACCCCAGGGGTCGATACTCTCACTCCtgcttttttcaatatatgTGTCAGATATGCAGGAAACAATAAAGTTCTCGagattacaacaatatgctgatgactcCCAAATATATATACCTGTGAGCTGCGAAAATTTTAATACAGTGCAAGAAAAACGCAATTTCGACTTATTAAACCTAAATGCTTGAGCAGAGAATCATAACCTTAAGTTGAATGCCACTAAATCAAAAACTCTAATAATGTCGGCAAATAATATATTaagggaaaatataaaaaatatcatttctatttaaataaatgatatacAAATCCCAATAGTATCAGAagcaaaaaacttatatataattttcGATAATAATCGGATATAATTTTCGACCAATCCATGGGTTTCGAATCTCatgttaaaatcaaaattaaagctGCATTAATTATCTAAGATTAAGgcaactttataaaataaaaatatttctcaccccaaaacagaaatatttacttTGCGAAAGTCTGGTTTTGTCTTTGTTCGATTATGAGGACGTAATTTATGGAGATTCCTGATTTGAAGTACCAAAAGGGCtattcaaaaagttcaaaattcctGCATGAGATTGGTATATAAAATTCCATATAGACATGACATAATACCGTATCTTAAAGCTAATCAAATTCTTAATATGACTACTGTACATGCATACTTTTGTATACAGAGTCATAAAAAGAGGACAACCGGCATATTTAAGACACcaacttcaaaaatttgtatattctcatgaaactcgaaataagtattttattgtaCCTATCCACAGATCAGCAGCTTTTAGgcgttattttaaatttgttgctgTTCAGGTATGAAACAGTCTCTCCCAAGAACTAAAGGAATTACCTCTCCAAAGCTTTTTTAAGcaagtcaaattaaaaatgctcttgggtcaaaataataattgattttgtttttttttttatattatgcacttgcaaaaacaaaaaacgtGTCTCCGACTAGTTTCGCCCGTTCATCTGCATTTCTCTGCATACCTCCTTCTCGCTGTCTCGCATCGGCGCTGCCTCCCTATCTGTGTGTgcatgtcttttttttattaatatttttcttagtggtttttcttgattttttttatgtttttacattcCTATTCAAATAtaggttcttttaattttggctcataaatattttaaatttattgcaacAGGAATATAAATGTGTTTAAGGACTTTTAAGGTCTTAAAAGGGTTGCCTTACTTGTACTACAGTTTACTGATGGAGCAGGCAAACGGTTGTTTTAATCGAGAGAGACTCctatttgtcataataaaataagtgaacacAAAATTGTAACGTGAttataaaactgacaaataaaacctttttttatttgtatttgtaaattGCACTGAACAGGTATAgtaaggaaaataaataaaaatgcgacaaatcagattttgaaaggctcccattttgctatgggtatattctaggaccataaagcattcagaGCTTTCAAATGATGTATCGCCCGATATGACTAAGAGGGTCATATCGATTATAACATTCTATTTAATTTGGCGTTCCGCCgtcattttgaagttttgcaaaatgagctagggatCAACAAGTATTATTTAGGTTTAGGTCTACAATAATGACACaataatgatgtgtgccaaattataaatttatatataaacgcCTTCAAAAGATAAGCGGGGGAGGAGGACAATTAAGAGCCtcactgtataaaaaaaataaatacacaaaaacagTAACATACCTTAAACAGTGCAAGGCTCTATATTTGTTATTTctcaatatataatatttttcatttcttcttgATTTAATGATCTTGATCAGCTAAACATAAATACATCCAGatcgaattttttgattttccgaAATTACCGCGAGGTTTTATAGCGGGACAtgtttttaaaggttaattCAGAGCAAGTACACGATGAAAcattcattatttcttttacagtataagagcaaaacaaataGTAATTAAGTGAAAAAGCAATAATCCTGGGAACTCCCTGTATTATTTCCACAATAAAGAAGAACTTCACCGAGATCGCCATGCTTAGGATCGTAATCTTGGGCGCTATATGCATTCCATTGAAAAATTCATCATTCATTCAGTATCAAAtaaatggaaattaaatatggTGAAAGCAGGAAAGGAATCAAATACTCGTATGTTGGACCATATTAAGACtcattttttaagctttaacaACATTTAGGATGAAAGCACAAATTGCCAATACTGATTTTAgggatttcttaaaaatatggaaaactgatttgaaaatgtttttgctcccaatgtttattttaaatgagaatttTAATGGTACTTCAAGATCAGCAAGCTAATTAACCTCTAAATTATACTAATAAACCTATTTAATATAcaagaacttaaaaattaagatcttACATAATAAACTATATGTATATTAGGTAGTATTCAAGGTTATCAATCTGATAACAAACCTATTTTCATAGTTGGTGATgatttctaaaaatcattaataaacaaaaaaccaGAAGGGGTAATTTAATTGCATAAAAACcggttatttgtttattttttaacggtTAAATATTGACCTTTTAAGATTAATTTTCAGTATCAGGTGAACAGTGTTGAGTCTCCCATATTTGTCTAAGATATACACCCAACATATCGCTTAAATTTAAGGCGGATTGCAAAAGAACCACAAGGTAGGTTGGTAGTGATATTAGTTCCCAGtctataacaataatttataaacactatttgttgcatttttgaatatatattttagatacatGATGAAAAATATCTTTCATAGCATATTGACATTCTTCGCATTAATTGCAACAATAGAGCCAATTAATAATAAGGCACATACAGTCTTTGGAGATCTTGTCGATGGACCTTTTAAACGATCCATATACAAGCGAAATATCTATTTTGCAGACCCAAATACCAATCAGTTGGTGAATCTTCCTCCAGTCCTTCAAATCGTAGGGCATATAAAACTTCAACAAAATGTAGAAACTAAAAAAGCGACGAATAACATCGTAATTAACGATGGCCAGATAACCAATCTTTATGGTGGAATTTCTTCACATGTAAGTGAAATAAATGGGGTCGGAGCTGCAAGAAATATCGGGAGAAATAGCTATGGAGATGGGTTTGTTAAGGAGTTTCAATTTGGAAATGCAGATGCTTTAAATCGGGAACAAAATACGGCTATAAGCGATTATGGAGTCGATGCTAACTTAGCGCTAAGTGAGGCTCAGCTAACACAGTTAAAAGGTGGTATTTCTCTACAAGGAGGTCAAATAAGCGGGGTCAGAGGTGAAGCAAATACTAAAGGAAATAGCTTAAATAATCATGGAACCGGATCAGCAATACAGCTTCAATTTAGAAATGGTGCCATTAGTTCTGAGTACAAACAAGGTATGTTTTAATAGAATGTTAACCACATATTACTTGATTGTACCCTTTGGAGATTGCATATCGaaacgaaatatttattttacaggCCAAAACACAAATCAAGTTTTGAACTTACTCGTACGAATTAATGGAAAAGTAAAACTAGAACAAATCGATAAAGTAGGTAAGTTGGTACTAAGCGATGCCCAAATAACACATCTCGTTGGTGGTACTTCTCTGCAAGGAACCACTTTAAATGAACTCAGAGGTACAGCAAATTCTAAAGGAAGTGGCTCAAATAGCCTTGGAAGTGAATCCACTGCACAATTGCAATTTGGGGGTTTTAATTCTGCAACACGTGATAGTAGCGGACAAGTAAATTATCAGGAGCGAggtatttttcatcaaaatcaaGATGAGGATGAATATGGGGCTTTAGTTACCCATAGTAAGTTTAAATCTACTATCAGAGGAGAAGCAGCAAGAAATACCTTAATTGAAAGTGGATCCGTTCTGAAGGCTCAGTCTGGAAATGGGGGTGTTAGTACTCCGATACGAGATAACAGCGGAGAAGTAAATTATCAAGATGAGGGTGAATATGGGGTGTTAATCACGCGAAGTGAGTTTAAACCAGATGCTAAAGGGTCAGCGAGTACTaaagaaaataacttaaatgaaAATGCATCCGTTTTGAGGGCCCAGTTGGAAAATGGTGGTGTTACTCCATCACTAGATAACAGTGAAAAAGTAAATTATCAAGGGCAAGGAGGTATCTCTAATCAACATCAAGAGGACGGTGAATATGGGTTTTTAATTACGCGTAGTAAGTTTGAATCAAATATCAGAGAGTCAGCAAGTAAAGCTAAAGCAAATAGCTTAAATGAAAACGGAACTGTTATAAAGGCTCAAATTGAAAATGGGGATGTTAGTGCTACGATTCGAGATAACAGTGGACAAGTAAATTATCAAGGAGGTACTTTGGCTCAGGGAGAAGACCACAGTTTTAATCAATTTGAGATTT
This window encodes:
- the LOC126736220 gene encoding uncharacterized protein LOC126736220 isoform X2 translates to MMKNIFHSILTFFALIATIEPINNKAHTVFGDLVDGPFKRSIYKRNIYFADPNTNQLVNLPPVLQIVGHIKLQQNVETKKATNNIVINDGQITNLYGGISSHVSEINGVGAARNIGRNSYGDGFVKEFQFGNADALNREQNTAISDYGVDANLALSEAQLTQLKGGISLQGGQISGVRGEANTKGNSLNNHGTGSAIQLQFRNGAISSEYKQGQNTNQVLNLLVRINGKVKLEQIDKVGKLVLSDAQITHLVGGTSLQGTTLNELRGTANSKGSGSNSLGSESTAQLQFGGFNSATRDSSGQVNYQERGIFHQNQDEDEYGALVTHSKFKSTIRGEAARNTLIESGSVLKAQSGNGGVSTPIRDNSGEVNYQDEGEYGVLITRSEFKPDAKGSASTKENNLNENASVLRAQLENGGVTPSLDNSEKVNYQGQGGISNQHQEDGEYGFLITRSKFESNIRESASKAKANSLNENGTVIKAQIENGDVSATIRDNSGQVNYQGGTLAQGEDHSFNQFEISATTVTKPSSEYLPPYTNNISLANQKINTIVQSRTSDDDSENHLLNGKSSHDVGLSIKSPIGSAQVSAKEFGASVGQPIRRLGHPLLKL
- the LOC126736220 gene encoding uncharacterized protein LOC126736220 isoform X1 — its product is MMKNIFHSILTFFALIATIEPINNKAHTVFGDLVDGPFKRSIYKRNIYFADPNTNQLVNLPPVLQIVGHIKLQQNVETKKATNNIVINDGQITNLYGGISSHVSEINGVGAARNIGRNSYGDGFVKEFQFGNADALNREQNTAISDYGVDANLALSEAQLTQLKGGISLQGGQISGVRGEANTKGNSLNNHGTGSAIQLQFRNGAISSEYKQGQNTNQVLNLLVRINGKVKLEQIDKVGKLVLSDAQITHLVGGTSLQGTTLNELRGTANSKGSGSNSLGSESTAQLQFGGFNSATRDSSGQVNYQERGIFHQNQDEDEYGALVTHSKFKSTIRGEAARNTLIESGSVLKAQSGNGGVSTPIRDNSGEVNYQDEGEYGVLITRSEFKPDAKGSASTKENNLNENASVLRAQLENGGVTPSLDNSEKVNYQGQGGISNQHQEDGEYGFLITRSKFESNIRESASKAKANSLNENGTVIKAQIENGDVSATIRDNSGQVNYQGGTLAQGEDHSFNQFEISGKKPTTVTKPSSEYLPPYTNNISLANQKINTIVQSRTSDDDSENHLLNGKSSHDVGLSIKSPIGSAQVSAKEFGASVGQPIRRLGHPLLKL